TTAAAAGGGAGATGACAAAATGAAACGTTGGGTAATGATTGTTTTCGCATTAATCTTAACTATGGTATTAACTGCGTGTGGAAATACGGGGGATGAGACAGATACAGAAACCGATAATGATGCACCGACTGAGGATGACGCGACCAATGAAGAAGGTGCGGAAGATCCAAATGCAACAGCAGAGGAAGAGGTCTTGGTTTCTTTGCAAAATGCAGAAGGTGAGGTAGTTGGAACGGCAACGCTAACGCCTGCCGATACGGGAGTAAACATAAAATTGGAAGGAGAAAATTTACCACCCGGAACAAAAGGATTCCATATTCATGAGGTTGGAAAATGTGATCCTCCAGATTTCGAATCTGCTGGTTCACACTATAATCCGACAGATGCTAAGCATGGATTTGATCATTCAGATGGGCCGCATGCAGGTGATTTAGAAAATATTGAAGTGGCTGATGATGGAACAGTAACAGCAGAAGTAACAGCTGATAAGCTTACATTAGATAGAGAAAGCGAAAATACATTGTATACTGAGGAAGGAACTGCATTGGTCATTCATTCTGATGCAGACGACTACACATCACAGCCCGCTGGTGATGCGGGAGATCGCATCGCATGTGGCGTGATTGGTCAATAAATATTACTTGAAATTGTCTCGGATTTGTGTATAATCAAAAGTAATTGCATAGAGAAGGTTTTCTAGGGTTCCGCAGCATCTACTGGTCTGGTCCGAGAGAAAATCCACAGTAATCAAACTGTGTCACGGAAGGATAAAAGCCTGGGAGAAACTGTTTAGCAGTTGCTCTGAGGCTTTTTTTAGGTTTTTTATGGACTTGTTCGGTTATAGACGCCATTTTACAGAAGGAAAGTTTTCTTGGCAAAAATAGGGGATGGAGGTGCTATTAATGAATGCGAATTGGGTGAAGGTTTTTATTGCAGCTTTTTTCGAAGTGTTTTGGGTGATTGGCTTAAAGCATGCATATGATTTTTGGACATGGGCTGGAACAGCTATTGCCATCTTTGTCAGCTTTTATTTAATGATAATGGCAGGGCGGAAGCTACCTGTTGGAACGGTTTATGCTGTATTCGTTGGATTAGGTACAGCTGGTACCGTGTTTTCCGAAATCTTATTATTTGGAGAACCGTTTAAACTGAGCAAAATACTGCTGATTTTACTTTTATTAGCAGGTGTTATTGGATTGAAATTAGTCACAGATGAAAAGGTACAGAAAGGAGATGTATCCTAATGGCTTGGGGTTCCTTAGTGTTAGCAGGGCTATTTGAAATGTTTGGTGTCGCTATGATTAATAAACTGCATCATGACCGTAATTGGCAATCTTTTCTCTTGTTAATTGGCGGATTTGGAGCAAGCTTTATATTTCTTTCTTATGCAATGGAAACATTGCCGATGGGTACTGCCTATGCTGTATGGACAGGGATAGGTGCCTCTGGTGGTGCTATACTTGGAATGATTTTGTATGGGGAATCAAAAGACTGGAAACGAATTTTATTTATAGCAATGGTTTTAGGAGCGGCGATTGGGCTAAAATTAATCTCTTAGTGAAAACAGATTGGAAATTATAGAAGAAAAGGTGCATATATGCGGCATATATGTGCCTTTTCGTAATTGCTTCAAAAAAATTTCGAAACTCGAATTGTTTGCATATTAATTTTGCAGTGACTCATGTATAATAGGATGTTAGCAAAGTAGAAAGGAAGTCGTTTATGAGGCCGGAATCTAAAATAAATACTGCGGAAACTCGCGAGAAGATATGGACACGTGATTTCGTGTTTATTTGTTTAGCAAACTTTTTTGTGTTTTTTGGCTTTCAAATGACACTTCCAACGCTCCCATTGTTTGTAAAAGAATTGGGCGGCAGTGATCAGCTAGTCGGAATAGTGGTAGGGATTTTTACATTTTCTGCCCTGATATTTCGTCCGTATGCAGGTCATGCTCTTGAGTCAAAAGGAAGAGGATTTGTCTATATGGTTGGGTTAGCAGTCTTCGTTCTCTCTGTAGGAGCTTATGCCTTTATTGCCAGTATTGTTCTATTATTTATTATTCGAATCGTACAAGGAATTGGCTGGGGGCTATCAACCACGGCAGGTGGAACAATTGCTACCGATATAATTCCACCTGCCCGTCGTGGAGAGGGAATGGGGTACTTTGGCTTGTCCGGCAACCTAGCATTAGCATTTGGTCCAGCGCTCGGTTTAACGTTAGTTGGGATTATCTCCTTTTCAGAGCTTTTCTTAATTTGTGCAGCGCTTGGTCTTGTTGCATTCCTTATCGCTTCGAGGATACGCTATCGAAAAGTCGACTATTCAGAGCATAAAACCACTACAGTTAAGTTTGATATTTTCGAAAAAACAGCATTACAGCCATCGGTGCTATTATTTTTCATCACTGCGACATTTGGTGGGATTGCAACATTTCTTCCAATTTATGCGATCGAAAAAAACGTAGAAGGTATACAGCTCTACTTTCTTGTTTATGCTATCTTTTTAATGATATCTCGAACGTTTTCAGGTCAAATTTATGATCGAAAAGGTCATTTGTATGTATTTTTACCTGGAACAATACTTATTTTCATTGCGATGCTCTTATTAGCATGGCTCCCAAGTACGGTCGCTTTGCTGATTGCTGCTGGTTTATATGGACTTGGATTTGGCAGTGTGCAGCCCGCATTGCAAGCATGGTCGGTTGAGAAGGCCCCGGCCCACCGAAAAGGAATGGCCAATGCAACCTTCTACTCATTTTTTGATTTAGGTATTGGAATTGGAGCTATCGCCTTTGGCCAGCTTGCATATTTCTTAGGCTATGGATCTATTTACATTGTTTCAGCTGGATCAGTTATGCTGTCCATAATGTTATACATTTACTTATACATGAGAGCGAAAAGACGGACATAAAAAAACGACGTATGCTTGACATTCAATTTAGGTTTTGCTGAATGCTGGGCTTGCGGATTATAATTAGGATAATTTCACAATTGCAGCTCCCTCGTTTACAATAAACCTAAAGAAATTTTTAAACGGATTTTTTGACATCCTTATAGAAGGTAGGTAACACGTATTTTGAAAAAAATAAGTGATATAAATATCCAAAAATTGTTCCCGCCGACTATTTATAAGCGCGGAAAGGATTATTATAAACAAAATAAAGTGAGCGATCTTTTATATGATATCAATTACCAAGTTTGGACGGCCACCGTACATGGATCAGAAGATTACTTTGTAGAAATCAATATGAAGGATTATACAAATGGATCAATTGATACGTATTGCGACTGCCCTGCTTTTGAAACCTTTGGTACGTGTAAACATATCGCAGCTGCGTTAATGCAGATTGCGAATAAAGAGCAGCCTGTTTCGAGTGGACCATCCAAACCAAATTATGAACTTACAAATAGTTTTATCCAGGCATTGCGTACATTGCCACAGCAACAATCACAGCCAGAAATATTGCCAAATAAACTTCCGATGCATGTGGAATATTACTGCAGCTGGGGGTATGAACATCAATTGCGAATTGAGTTACGGACTGGGGAGAAGCATTGCTATGTTGTAAAGGATGCGTACCAATTTCTTGATAACGTCTTACAAGGAAATGAATACTACTTTACCAAAAAGTTTATTTTTCATCCTGATACGCATTATTTTTTGCAAAAGGACATGGAGCTATTTGAAATGCTGTTGGCGATTAAACGTAATGAGGAAATGTATCAAGGAAACAGCAGGTTTCATTACGACGGAAATAGTTGGGATAAACGTTATATTGCAGTTCCGCCGCTTGCAGCGAAGGAGCTGCTTGAAAAGCTCTCTGAAAGAGATTTCACAGTAGAAACACAACTGAAAAGCTTTCAGCACGTTGGGGTGGAGAAGGAT
This region of Oceanobacillus sp. FSL K6-2867 genomic DNA includes:
- a CDS encoding multidrug efflux SMR transporter — its product is MNANWVKVFIAAFFEVFWVIGLKHAYDFWTWAGTAIAIFVSFYLMIMAGRKLPVGTVYAVFVGLGTAGTVFSEILLFGEPFKLSKILLILLLLAGVIGLKLVTDEKVQKGDVS
- a CDS encoding superoxide dismutase family protein, with protein sequence MKRWVMIVFALILTMVLTACGNTGDETDTETDNDAPTEDDATNEEGAEDPNATAEEEVLVSLQNAEGEVVGTATLTPADTGVNIKLEGENLPPGTKGFHIHEVGKCDPPDFESAGSHYNPTDAKHGFDHSDGPHAGDLENIEVADDGTVTAEVTADKLTLDRESENTLYTEEGTALVIHSDADDYTSQPAGDAGDRIACGVIGQ
- a CDS encoding multidrug efflux SMR transporter, with amino-acid sequence MAWGSLVLAGLFEMFGVAMINKLHHDRNWQSFLLLIGGFGASFIFLSYAMETLPMGTAYAVWTGIGASGGAILGMILYGESKDWKRILFIAMVLGAAIGLKLIS
- a CDS encoding MFS transporter is translated as MRPESKINTAETREKIWTRDFVFICLANFFVFFGFQMTLPTLPLFVKELGGSDQLVGIVVGIFTFSALIFRPYAGHALESKGRGFVYMVGLAVFVLSVGAYAFIASIVLLFIIRIVQGIGWGLSTTAGGTIATDIIPPARRGEGMGYFGLSGNLALAFGPALGLTLVGIISFSELFLICAALGLVAFLIASRIRYRKVDYSEHKTTTVKFDIFEKTALQPSVLLFFITATFGGIATFLPIYAIEKNVEGIQLYFLVYAIFLMISRTFSGQIYDRKGHLYVFLPGTILIFIAMLLLAWLPSTVALLIAAGLYGLGFGSVQPALQAWSVEKAPAHRKGMANATFYSFFDLGIGIGAIAFGQLAYFLGYGSIYIVSAGSVMLSIMLYIYLYMRAKRRT